From the genome of Clarias gariepinus isolate MV-2021 ecotype Netherlands chromosome 28, CGAR_prim_01v2, whole genome shotgun sequence, one region includes:
- the LOC128516048 gene encoding uncharacterized protein LOC128516048 — protein sequence MENITTLACRNISGVFGYTYVLFPYMLSVLHLDKDCEQTWYDEAMTLLSDGHQFWNQTGLVVGVTSEKITLSKCIKLYCNVTCDGSGQKLRHIYQVTNDSSSQEDVDWQKHATSDATAIGVPIVLLILVLIGVLCCGINRRRIREVWQRSMSERSNKIKLGNTPNETDSVKDIEVGHTETGETDPMNPANTKSEEPGDVVENGCVNDGAMNGEACTLQDEVNACDEH from the exons ATGGAGAACATCACCACTTTAGCCTGCAGAAACATTTCTGGTGTCTTTGGTTACACCTACGTATTGTTTCCTTATATGCTGTCTGTTTTACACCTCGACAAGGACTGTGAACAAACCTGGTACGATGAG GCAATGACGCTTTTGTCAGATGGACACCAGTTTTGGAATCAAACCGGGCTGGTTGTTGGTGTCACCAGTGAAAAGATCACACTTTCTAAGTGCATCAAGCTTTACTGCAATGTGACGTGTGATGGATCAGGCCAGaag CTTCGACACATATACCAAG TGACCAATGATTCCTCAAGCCAAGAAGATGTGGACTGGCAGA aACATGCCACCTCTGATGCCACAGCGATTGGTGTCCCGATTGTACTCCTGATCTTAGTCTTGATTGGAGTCTTGTGTTGTGGCATAAATCGAAG GAGGATAAGAGAAGTCTGGCAGAGATCCATGAGTGAAAG GTCAAATAAGATCAAACTAGGGAACACTCCCAATGAAACCGATTCGGTGAAGGACATTGAAGTAGGACACACTGAGACAGGTGAAACTGATCCAATGAACCCAGCAAACACTAAAAG tgaAGAGCCTGGTGATGTTGTGGAAAACGGCTGTGTGAACGATGGTGCTATGAACGGAGAAGCATGTACACTCCAAGACGAAGTCAATGCATG TGATGAGCATTGA